In Streptomyces hawaiiensis, one genomic interval encodes:
- a CDS encoding DUF2516 family protein: protein MQGFAGFMWLLSTALMIFSGFALFDAAVRREDAYRAADKKTKPFWLIILGIAFVVNLLFPILSFLPIIGLIATIVYMVDVRPAIRALPGGGRSQRGSSSDGPYGPWNGGR, encoded by the coding sequence ATGCAGGGCTTCGCAGGGTTTATGTGGCTTCTGAGCACGGCCCTGATGATTTTCAGCGGTTTCGCGTTGTTCGACGCGGCCGTCCGCCGGGAGGACGCCTACCGCGCGGCCGACAAGAAGACCAAGCCCTTCTGGCTGATCATCCTGGGGATCGCCTTCGTGGTGAACCTGCTCTTCCCGATCCTGTCGTTCCTGCCGATCATCGGCCTCATCGCGACGATCGTGTACATGGTCGACGTACGGCCGGCGATCCGGGCCCTCCCGGGCGGGGGCCGCAGTCAGCGCGGCTCCAGCAGCGACGGCCCGTACGGCCCCTGGAACGGCGGCCGGTAA
- a CDS encoding helix-turn-helix domain-containing protein: MASLNVGNLGDYLREQRRTAQLSLRQLADAAGVSNPYLSQIERGLRKPSAEVLQQVAKALRISAETLYVRAGILDAERDRDEVETRAVILADPTLNERQKQVLLQIYESFRKENGFGTGDGSDGADASDGLAGAGLAGASGVIGVVPGDGAVSVDGDAPDAGAEIPRTGPGDGGQPARRRGRKSDSTHDDGTTAARRTRKGTGGGDTDPRQTAG; the protein is encoded by the coding sequence ATGGCATCGCTCAACGTCGGCAATCTAGGTGACTACCTGCGCGAACAGCGGCGCACCGCGCAGCTGTCCCTCAGGCAGCTCGCCGATGCCGCCGGGGTGTCCAATCCGTATCTGAGCCAGATCGAGCGCGGGCTGCGCAAGCCCAGCGCGGAGGTGCTGCAGCAGGTCGCCAAGGCGCTGCGGATCTCCGCCGAGACGCTGTACGTCCGGGCCGGCATCCTCGATGCCGAGCGGGACCGGGACGAGGTGGAGACGCGGGCCGTCATCCTCGCCGACCCGACGCTGAACGAGCGGCAGAAGCAGGTGCTGCTGCAGATCTACGAGTCCTTCCGCAAGGAGAACGGATTCGGGACCGGCGACGGTTCGGATGGCGCGGACGCCTCGGACGGCCTGGCAGGCGCGGGCCTCGCGGGTGCGTCCGGTGTCATCGGTGTCGTCCCCGGTGACGGCGCGGTGAGCGTGGACGGGGACGCTCCCGACGCCGGCGCCGAGATACCGCGCACCGGCCCGGGCGACGGCGGTCAGCCCGCCCGGCGCCGCGGCCGCAAGAGCGACAGCACGCACGACGACGGTACGACCGCCGCCCGCCGGACCCGCAAGGGCACCGGCGGCGGTGACACCGATCCGCGGCAGACGGCCGGCTGA
- a CDS encoding YybH family protein has translation MSRIKLTLSIATSAIVFTAVSIAGPTFIQAEMANASTAAGETSATAAPDAKVKAPLTPAELLKLLGERIKTKDVDGIIALHEPEAAIVNYDGSIIRGHKEIRAFYIEWFKSDPVLTVNPRQTVLAGGKRTGDKVRNRTAAIMGDYSLEQNAPDGTREKFTGNFCDTVQEQPNGTWLYVQDNPYPPHGGATSAHH, from the coding sequence ATGAGTAGAATCAAGCTCACGCTGTCGATCGCTACCTCGGCCATTGTGTTTACGGCCGTGAGTATCGCAGGTCCTACCTTCATCCAGGCCGAGATGGCGAATGCATCGACGGCCGCGGGCGAAACATCTGCTACCGCGGCCCCGGATGCCAAAGTGAAAGCCCCTCTTACGCCGGCAGAACTGCTGAAGCTCCTGGGCGAGCGAATCAAGACCAAGGACGTGGACGGAATCATAGCCCTCCACGAGCCCGAAGCGGCGATTGTCAATTACGACGGATCGATTATCAGGGGCCACAAGGAAATCCGGGCCTTCTACATCGAGTGGTTCAAGTCCGATCCGGTGCTCACTGTCAACCCTCGCCAGACTGTGCTGGCGGGAGGGAAGCGCACGGGCGACAAGGTACGCAACCGCACGGCGGCCATAATGGGGGATTATTCCCTGGAGCAGAACGCGCCTGACGGTACCCGCGAGAAGTTCACCGGGAATTTCTGCGACACCGTGCAAGAGCAGCCGAACGGTACGTGGCTGTACGTCCAGGACAACCCTTACCCGCCCCACGGCGGCGCAACGTCGGCCCATCACTGA
- a CDS encoding 3-deoxy-7-phosphoheptulonate synthase: MNVTSLEVSQVPVARQQPQWGDPAQAKQVRDALAALPPLVEATSLSRLRGLLAGVAAGQAQVVQAGDCAEDPTECTAGDVERKVGLLNVLAGVMSAITHQPVVRVGRIGGQYAKPRSARTEWVGGVELPVYRGHMVNGPEPDPEARRPDPQRLLAGYRAASQVMANLAPTPRARIEPAVWTSHEALLLDYEIPMLRRDREGRLALTSTHWPWIGERTRQPEGAHVALLADVVNPVACKVGPRMTVAELLELCARLDPGQEPGRLTLIARMGADETTDSLPPLVQAVRAAGHPVIWLVDPMHANTVTTVEGRKTRVVETIIREVTAFQAAVRTAGGIPGGIHLEATPDDVTECVDAHSGTDRIGRNYTTLCDPRLNPRQAVSVVSAWQTQRMMDRAEGEPCRA; encoded by the coding sequence TTGAACGTCACCTCGCTCGAGGTTTCGCAGGTCCCGGTTGCGCGGCAGCAGCCTCAGTGGGGGGACCCGGCCCAGGCCAAGCAGGTCAGGGATGCGCTGGCGGCCCTTCCTCCGCTCGTGGAGGCCACATCTCTGAGCAGGCTCCGGGGGTTACTCGCCGGAGTCGCCGCCGGGCAGGCACAGGTGGTGCAGGCGGGTGACTGCGCGGAAGACCCGACGGAGTGCACCGCGGGTGACGTGGAGCGGAAAGTGGGACTCCTCAACGTGCTCGCCGGCGTCATGAGCGCGATCACTCATCAGCCGGTGGTGCGGGTGGGCCGGATCGGAGGCCAGTACGCCAAACCCCGGTCGGCACGCACCGAGTGGGTCGGCGGCGTGGAACTCCCGGTGTACCGGGGCCACATGGTGAACGGTCCAGAGCCGGATCCGGAAGCACGGCGGCCTGACCCCCAGCGCCTGCTGGCGGGCTACCGGGCGGCGAGCCAGGTCATGGCCAACCTCGCCCCGACGCCACGGGCGCGCATCGAGCCGGCGGTGTGGACCAGCCACGAGGCTCTGCTCCTCGACTACGAGATCCCGATGCTGCGTCGGGATCGGGAAGGTCGGCTCGCGCTGACTTCCACTCATTGGCCGTGGATCGGCGAGCGGACCCGCCAGCCCGAGGGAGCCCACGTCGCGCTGCTGGCAGATGTGGTCAACCCGGTCGCGTGCAAGGTCGGGCCCCGTATGACGGTCGCCGAGCTGCTCGAGTTGTGCGCACGGCTCGACCCTGGACAGGAACCGGGCCGGCTCACCCTGATCGCCCGGATGGGTGCTGACGAGACGACGGATTCATTACCGCCGCTGGTCCAGGCCGTGCGCGCCGCCGGACACCCGGTGATCTGGCTGGTCGACCCCATGCACGCCAACACCGTGACCACCGTCGAGGGACGCAAGACCCGAGTCGTGGAGACGATCATCCGGGAGGTCACGGCGTTCCAGGCCGCCGTGCGCACAGCCGGCGGAATACCGGGTGGGATACACCTGGAGGCCACGCCCGACGACGTGACCGAATGCGTCGACGCCCACTCCGGAACCGACCGGATCGGCCGGAATTACACGACGTTGTGCGACCCGCGACTCAACCCTCGCCAGGCGGTATCGGTGGTCTCGGCCTGGCAGACGCAGCGGATGATGGACCGGGCCGAGGGAGAACCGTGCCGGGCATAG
- a CDS encoding anthranilate synthase family protein has product MNSTQLLELVLGPDPGPFALLHRPEVLGPDRVEILLGRVSTPARLADIPVADRTGQPGEARHETLVLVPHQQITERGFAAVEDGSPLLAMEVTDHGQISASDALRALPDEPITLTGGRFDTDDEAYADTVRAVLDNEIGTGEGSNFVIKRSFVAGITGYSTRSALSLFRRLLTRESGAYWTFLVHTGTRTFVGATPERHVSLRDGVAAMTPISGTYRYPATGPVLSEVMEFLTDGKETDELYMVLDEELKMMARVCQGGGRVTGPFLREMAWLAHTEYVIEGRSDLDPRDILRETMFAPTVTGSPLENACRVIARYEPRGRGYYGGVAALIGHDAGGGRTMDSAILIRTADIQTPDADGTGHVEVGVGATLVRHSAPDAEVAETRTKAAGVLAALGADERLEAHPLIQEALGRRNETIANFWLSDAAKRAQPHPVLEGRRALVVDGEDTFSAMLAHQLRAIGLTVELSGFDVPHRFDDHDLVVMGPGPGDPRDTDHPRMARLTSAIEELLSRRTPFLAVCLSHQLLCRHLGLELRRRDVPNQGTQREIDLFGSRERVGFYNSYSARARTDRLECPGVGEVKVCLDAGTDEVHALRGPHFGSVQFHLESVLTQDSERVLTELLVPLMETAEVLNA; this is encoded by the coding sequence ATGAACTCGACGCAGCTGCTCGAGCTCGTGCTGGGCCCCGATCCGGGTCCCTTCGCCCTGCTGCACCGCCCCGAGGTCCTGGGACCGGACCGTGTGGAGATCCTGCTGGGCCGGGTCAGCACCCCGGCCCGGCTCGCCGACATCCCGGTGGCCGACCGGACCGGGCAGCCCGGCGAGGCCCGGCACGAGACGCTGGTCCTGGTGCCCCACCAGCAGATCACCGAGCGCGGCTTCGCCGCTGTCGAGGACGGCTCACCGCTGCTCGCGATGGAGGTGACCGACCACGGGCAGATCAGCGCGTCCGACGCGCTGAGGGCCCTGCCGGACGAGCCGATCACCCTGACAGGCGGGCGCTTCGACACCGACGACGAGGCGTACGCGGACACCGTCCGCGCCGTGCTCGACAACGAGATAGGCACGGGAGAGGGCTCGAACTTCGTCATCAAGCGCTCGTTCGTCGCCGGCATCACCGGCTACTCGACACGCAGCGCACTGAGCCTGTTCCGCCGGCTGCTCACCCGGGAGAGCGGCGCCTACTGGACCTTCCTCGTGCACACCGGCACGCGCACCTTCGTCGGTGCCACACCGGAGCGCCACGTCAGCCTGCGCGACGGTGTCGCGGCGATGACCCCGATCAGCGGTACCTACCGCTACCCGGCCACGGGACCGGTCCTGTCGGAGGTCATGGAGTTCCTCACCGACGGCAAGGAGACCGACGAGCTGTACATGGTCCTCGACGAGGAACTCAAGATGATGGCCCGGGTCTGCCAGGGCGGAGGCCGCGTGACGGGGCCGTTCCTGCGGGAGATGGCCTGGCTCGCGCACACCGAGTACGTCATCGAGGGGCGCAGCGACCTCGACCCCCGGGACATCCTGCGGGAGACCATGTTCGCCCCTACCGTGACCGGCAGCCCGCTCGAGAACGCCTGCCGGGTGATCGCCCGCTACGAGCCGCGCGGCCGCGGGTACTACGGAGGCGTCGCGGCCCTCATCGGCCATGACGCCGGCGGCGGGCGCACCATGGACTCGGCCATCCTCATCCGTACCGCGGACATACAGACCCCGGATGCCGACGGCACCGGTCACGTCGAGGTCGGCGTGGGCGCGACCCTGGTCCGGCACTCCGCCCCGGACGCCGAGGTCGCCGAGACCCGCACCAAGGCCGCGGGCGTGCTCGCGGCGCTGGGCGCCGACGAACGGCTCGAAGCACACCCGCTGATCCAGGAGGCGCTGGGGAGACGCAACGAGACGATCGCGAACTTCTGGCTCAGCGACGCCGCGAAGCGTGCGCAGCCCCATCCGGTGCTGGAGGGCCGTCGGGCGCTGGTCGTCGATGGCGAGGACACCTTCAGCGCGATGCTGGCCCACCAACTGCGCGCCATCGGGCTGACCGTGGAGCTCAGCGGCTTCGACGTGCCTCACCGCTTCGACGACCACGACCTGGTGGTCATGGGCCCCGGCCCCGGCGACCCGCGGGACACCGACCACCCCAGGATGGCCCGGCTCACCTCGGCCATCGAGGAGCTGCTGTCCCGGCGCACCCCCTTCCTGGCCGTCTGCCTGAGCCATCAGCTGCTCTGTCGGCACCTCGGGCTCGAGCTGCGCCGCCGGGACGTCCCGAACCAGGGCACCCAGCGCGAGATCGACCTGTTCGGCTCGCGCGAACGAGTGGGCTTCTACAACTCCTACTCGGCCCGCGCACGAACCGACCGGCTGGAGTGCCCCGGCGTCGGCGAGGTGAAGGTCTGCCTCGACGCCGGCACGGACGAGGTGCACGCCCTGCGCGGGCCGCACTTCGGCTCGGTGCAGTTCCACCTGGAGTCCGTGCTCACCCAGGACAGCGAGCGCGTCCTGACCGAACTCCTCGTACCGCTGATGGAGACCGCGGAGGTACTGAACGCATGA
- the phzG gene encoding phenazine biosynthesis FMN-dependent oxidase PhzG encodes MSTSARSRTTEEFSAPPSEPMELLQAWFDSAVADAVREPGALALATVDSHGRASNRIVQVLKVRTTGLVFASHSDSRKGRDLARTGWASGVFYWREAARQVSVSGPTRPLPAEESEALWAARPVGTHPMSVAAHQSAPLLDEDALRKQARELGRDGTALPRPDRWLGYLLEPAYVEFWQADPEDRLHQRLRYERDGSGWRTDRLQP; translated from the coding sequence GTGAGCACATCGGCCCGGTCCCGGACCACTGAAGAGTTCAGCGCCCCTCCCTCCGAACCGATGGAGCTGCTCCAGGCCTGGTTCGACAGCGCCGTCGCGGACGCCGTCCGCGAACCGGGCGCACTGGCGCTGGCCACTGTCGATTCCCACGGCCGCGCCTCGAACCGGATCGTCCAGGTACTCAAGGTCCGTACGACGGGTCTGGTGTTCGCCAGCCACTCCGACAGCCGCAAGGGCCGGGACCTGGCCAGGACGGGCTGGGCGTCCGGCGTCTTCTACTGGCGCGAGGCCGCCCGCCAGGTGAGCGTGAGCGGCCCGACCCGTCCGCTGCCCGCCGAGGAGTCCGAGGCCCTGTGGGCGGCCCGGCCCGTCGGCACGCACCCGATGTCGGTGGCGGCGCACCAGAGCGCGCCACTGCTGGACGAGGACGCGCTGCGCAAGCAGGCGCGGGAACTGGGCCGGGACGGTACGGCGCTGCCCCGCCCGGACCGCTGGCTGGGCTATCTGCTGGAGCCGGCGTACGTGGAGTTCTGGCAGGCCGACCCGGAAGACCGACTGCACCAGCGGCTGCGTTACGAGCGCGACGGTTCCGGCTGGCGTACGGATCGGCTCCAACCCTGA
- the asnB gene encoding asparagine synthase (glutamine-hydrolyzing), producing the protein MCGMTGWVSFDRDLTQQRAQLDAMTQTMACRGPDAEGVWLDRHAALGHRRLAVIDIEGGTQPMSVPTDDGPVTIVYTGEVYNYTELRGELLRRGHRFETRSDTEVVLHGYLEWGEAVAERLNGMFAFAVWDSRAEKLVLIRDRMGVKPLYYSSTDDGVMFGSEPKAILANPLADRAVDLAGLRELVSFTQTPGSAVWCGMNEVVPGGLVTVDRSGLREHRYWTLSTRPHTDDRKTTIATVRELLEDIVSRQLVSDVPRCTLLSGGLDSSAITALAAAKLGRPGEHGEPGEKVRSFAVDFAGRENDFVADELRATTDAPYALEVAAHVGSQHESIVLDHAAIADPAVRRAVITARDSPLSLGDMDNSLYLLFKAIREQSTVALSGESADEVFGGYRWFFQPEAQAAQTFPWMAVFVSGARAQVSDRFNADITAALDLPAYIRDRYSDAVGEVERAEGESDHEMRMRVMCYLHLTRFVRMLLERKDRISMAVGLEVRVPFCDHRLVEYVYNTPWSLKTFDGREKSLLRAATADLLPESVLNRVKAPYPATLDPAYTGALLQQSKELLTTDDPVFGLVDRSWLEDITRQDSATMPIDVRNGMERVLDLSTWLDLYRPELRL; encoded by the coding sequence ATGTGTGGAATGACAGGTTGGGTCTCGTTCGACCGGGACCTGACGCAGCAGCGCGCGCAACTGGACGCGATGACGCAGACCATGGCCTGCCGGGGACCGGACGCCGAAGGCGTCTGGCTCGACCGGCACGCGGCGCTCGGCCATCGAAGGCTGGCGGTCATCGACATCGAGGGTGGCACCCAGCCCATGTCGGTGCCCACCGACGACGGCCCGGTGACGATCGTCTACACCGGTGAGGTCTACAACTACACCGAGCTCAGGGGTGAGTTGCTCCGTCGGGGGCATCGGTTCGAGACCCGCAGTGACACCGAGGTCGTGCTCCATGGCTACCTGGAGTGGGGCGAAGCGGTCGCCGAACGGCTCAACGGCATGTTCGCGTTCGCCGTCTGGGACTCCAGGGCCGAGAAGCTCGTGCTGATCCGTGACCGGATGGGCGTCAAGCCGCTCTACTACTCCAGCACCGACGACGGGGTGATGTTCGGCTCCGAGCCGAAGGCGATCCTCGCCAACCCGCTGGCGGACCGCGCCGTCGACCTCGCCGGACTGCGGGAGCTGGTCAGCTTCACCCAGACCCCGGGCAGCGCGGTGTGGTGCGGGATGAACGAGGTGGTCCCGGGCGGTCTGGTCACCGTCGACCGCTCCGGCCTGCGCGAGCACCGCTACTGGACGCTGTCCACCCGTCCGCACACCGACGACCGCAAGACCACCATCGCCACGGTGCGCGAACTGCTCGAGGACATCGTCAGCCGCCAGCTGGTCTCCGACGTCCCGCGCTGCACCCTGCTCTCCGGCGGCCTGGACTCCAGTGCCATCACCGCACTGGCCGCGGCCAAGCTCGGCCGGCCCGGGGAGCACGGCGAGCCCGGCGAGAAGGTGCGCAGCTTCGCGGTGGACTTCGCCGGACGGGAGAACGACTTCGTCGCCGACGAACTGCGTGCCACGACGGACGCCCCGTACGCGCTCGAGGTGGCCGCGCACGTCGGCTCGCAGCACGAGTCCATCGTGCTCGACCATGCCGCGATCGCCGATCCGGCGGTGCGCCGGGCCGTCATCACCGCGCGGGACAGTCCGCTCAGTCTCGGCGACATGGACAATTCGCTCTACCTGCTGTTCAAGGCCATCCGGGAGCAGTCCACGGTCGCGCTGTCCGGGGAGTCCGCCGACGAGGTCTTCGGCGGGTACAGGTGGTTCTTCCAGCCGGAGGCCCAGGCCGCGCAGACCTTCCCGTGGATGGCTGTCTTCGTCAGTGGCGCGCGGGCCCAGGTGTCCGACCGGTTCAACGCCGACATCACAGCCGCCCTCGATCTGCCCGCCTACATCCGCGACCGGTACTCCGACGCGGTCGGCGAGGTCGAACGGGCAGAGGGCGAGAGCGACCACGAGATGCGGATGCGGGTGATGTGCTACCTGCACCTGACCCGCTTCGTCCGGATGCTCCTGGAGCGCAAGGACCGGATCAGCATGGCCGTCGGCCTGGAGGTCCGGGTCCCCTTCTGTGACCACCGCCTCGTGGAGTACGTCTACAACACCCCCTGGTCGCTGAAGACCTTCGACGGCAGGGAGAAGAGCCTGCTGCGCGCCGCGACCGCCGACCTGCTGCCCGAGTCGGTGCTGAACCGGGTGAAGGCTCCCTACCCCGCCACGCTGGACCCGGCCTACACCGGTGCGCTGTTGCAGCAGTCCAAGGAGCTGCTCACGACCGACGACCCGGTCTTCGGTCTGGTCGACCGCAGCTGGCTGGAGGACATCACGCGGCAGGACTCGGCCACGATGCCGATCGACGTCCGCAACGGCATGGAGCGCGTACTCGACCTGAGCACCTGGCTGGACCTCTACCGGCCCGAGCTACGGCTCTGA
- a CDS encoding PhzA/PhzB family protein — MKTEDAKPEGRESDLDLRARHRAVVADYMSRKGENRLTRYLLFTEDGSAGLWTSDTGEPINSQGHAKLKAHGEWSLRMFPDWEWKNVEIFETQDPNRFWVECDGEGQILYPAYPPGHYRNHFIHSFLFEDGRIKQQREFMNPFQQLRALGIEVPKINRGGIPT, encoded by the coding sequence ATGAAAACGGAAGACGCCAAGCCCGAGGGGCGCGAGAGCGACCTCGACCTGCGCGCCCGGCACCGTGCCGTCGTCGCGGACTACATGAGCCGCAAGGGCGAGAACCGGCTGACGCGCTACCTGCTCTTCACCGAGGACGGCAGCGCCGGCCTGTGGACCAGCGACACCGGCGAACCGATCAACTCGCAGGGACACGCGAAGCTCAAGGCGCACGGTGAGTGGTCGCTGCGCATGTTCCCCGACTGGGAGTGGAAGAACGTCGAGATCTTCGAGACACAAGATCCCAACCGGTTCTGGGTCGAGTGTGACGGAGAGGGACAGATCCTCTACCCGGCCTATCCGCCCGGCCACTACAGGAACCACTTCATCCACTCGTTCCTGTTCGAAGACGGCAGGATAAAGCAGCAGCGCGAGTTCATGAACCCGTTCCAGCAGCTGCGTGCACTGGGCATCGAGGTGCCGAAGATCAATCGCGGCGGGATCCCCACGTAG
- a CDS encoding VOC family protein, whose translation MGSRLNPYIAFDGNARQAMEFYHDILGGKLELGTFSDFGSSESPDPEKIMHATLSTADGFTVMAWDVPERVPFNPGTNVALYLGGDDAGLRSYFEKLSVGGTVAMPLKKQIWGDEAGTLVDQFGITWMFNITQQQP comes from the coding sequence GTGGGATCTCGGCTCAATCCGTACATCGCCTTCGACGGGAACGCCCGGCAGGCGATGGAGTTCTACCACGACATCCTCGGCGGGAAGCTGGAGTTGGGCACGTTCAGCGACTTCGGTTCGTCGGAGTCGCCCGACCCCGAGAAGATCATGCACGCCACGCTCAGCACTGCGGACGGTTTCACGGTGATGGCGTGGGACGTCCCGGAGCGGGTCCCCTTCAACCCGGGGACCAACGTCGCGCTCTACCTCGGCGGCGACGACGCCGGCCTGCGCTCGTACTTCGAGAAGCTGTCCGTCGGCGGAACCGTGGCGATGCCCCTCAAGAAGCAGATCTGGGGCGACGAGGCCGGCACGCTCGTGGACCAGTTCGGGATCACCTGGATGTTCAACATCACGCAGCAGCAGCCCTGA
- a CDS encoding DUF4186 domain-containing protein, whose protein sequence is MTDELDDRLDRIGRHPFRAKFRLRGRDRAVVDLRGITTVRKHAGELIGRRLAPAEPRNDGRQTPYRGHPVFVAQHATATCCRTCLARWHGIPAGHALDDAERAYVVEAICRWIVKQYAPHHPPL, encoded by the coding sequence ATGACGGACGAGTTGGACGACAGGCTGGACCGGATCGGACGGCACCCCTTCCGCGCGAAGTTCCGGCTGCGCGGAAGGGATCGCGCGGTGGTCGACCTGCGCGGCATCACGACCGTCCGCAAGCATGCCGGGGAGCTGATCGGGCGGAGGCTGGCGCCGGCCGAACCGCGCAACGACGGCCGTCAGACGCCCTACCGAGGACACCCCGTGTTCGTCGCCCAGCACGCCACCGCGACGTGCTGCCGTACCTGCCTCGCGCGCTGGCACGGCATCCCCGCCGGGCACGCGCTCGACGACGCCGAGCGGGCCTACGTCGTGGAGGCGATCTGCCGCTGGATCGTGAAGCAGTACGCCCCTCATCACCCGCCGCTGTGA
- a CDS encoding acetylserotonin O-methyltransferase has product MQATRDVVDIITGGWRAQALYTAVKLGLPDHVEAGRDTDAELAKATGANEQGIHRLMRLLVAMGIFEGSGSTGYRGTRVSAALLEGPQSLSDMCLLYGEEFYSAWGHAHHAISTKSSGFEVAYGRSFYEYLGQDVATARRFQLTMNAASMFFHQVPEVFDFSGKKVVDVGGGGGHLLATILGATPDAEGTLYDREHMVPKAREHLSATVGLDRAEVVGGDMFQGVPAGGDVYILCRVLAGHDDEAVVGVFEHCRRAMAGSSSRLLILDRFVEDENSSVLPALWDLHLLMTTGGEHRTVDRITRLLSRAGLEVTGTAELPMETTALICTPRTT; this is encoded by the coding sequence GTGCAGGCCACTCGAGACGTGGTCGACATCATCACCGGAGGATGGAGAGCGCAGGCGCTCTACACCGCGGTCAAACTCGGACTGCCGGACCACGTCGAGGCCGGCCGTGACACCGATGCCGAACTGGCCAAGGCGACCGGGGCGAACGAGCAGGGCATCCACCGTCTGATGCGTCTGCTGGTGGCCATGGGCATATTCGAGGGCAGCGGGTCCACCGGCTACCGCGGTACCCGGGTGAGCGCTGCCCTTCTCGAAGGCCCCCAGTCCCTGAGCGACATGTGCCTGCTGTACGGCGAGGAGTTCTACTCCGCCTGGGGTCACGCCCACCACGCGATCAGCACGAAGAGCTCCGGATTCGAAGTCGCCTACGGCCGGTCGTTCTACGAGTACCTGGGGCAGGACGTGGCCACCGCCCGTCGGTTCCAGCTCACCATGAACGCCGCGAGCATGTTCTTCCACCAGGTACCCGAGGTCTTCGACTTCTCCGGCAAGAAGGTCGTGGACGTGGGTGGTGGCGGCGGACATCTGCTCGCCACGATCCTCGGTGCCACGCCGGACGCCGAAGGCACGCTCTACGACCGGGAGCACATGGTCCCCAAAGCGCGTGAGCACCTGTCCGCCACCGTCGGCCTCGACCGGGCCGAGGTCGTCGGGGGCGACATGTTCCAGGGTGTCCCGGCGGGCGGGGACGTCTACATCCTCTGCCGGGTGCTGGCCGGTCACGACGACGAAGCCGTCGTCGGTGTCTTCGAGCACTGCCGCCGCGCCATGGCCGGCTCCTCCTCCCGGCTGTTGATCCTCGACCGGTTCGTCGAGGACGAGAACTCCAGCGTGCTGCCTGCCCTGTGGGACCTTCACCTTCTGATGACGACGGGCGGCGAGCACCGCACCGTCGACCGGATCACCCGGCTGTTGAGCCGCGCAGGCCTGGAGGTCACCGGGACCGCGGAGCTGCCCATGGAGACGACCGCCCTGATCTGCACACCGCGCACCACGTAA
- a CDS encoding DUF488 domain-containing protein: MVKLATIGVYGFDGDSFLERLRQADVRLLFDIRQRRGVRGPDYAWANSLRLQAALTEAGIAYRHHRELAPTTELRHLQYAEDDRQGVGKRSRRELAVEYSRRYTAEILDPVDLDAIVAALPSDGIATLFCVERDPEACHRSLVAQRLAEQHHVTVEHLRPL, from the coding sequence GTGGTCAAGTTGGCAACGATCGGCGTCTACGGCTTCGACGGCGATTCCTTCCTGGAACGACTACGGCAGGCAGACGTGCGCCTGCTGTTCGACATACGTCAGCGGCGCGGGGTGCGCGGCCCGGACTACGCCTGGGCGAACTCACTGCGGCTGCAGGCGGCCCTCACCGAGGCCGGGATCGCCTACCGGCACCACCGGGAACTCGCCCCGACCACCGAACTGCGTCACCTCCAGTACGCCGAGGACGACCGCCAAGGGGTCGGCAAGCGCTCCCGCCGCGAGCTCGCCGTCGAGTACAGCCGCCGCTACACGGCCGAGATCCTCGACCCTGTGGACCTCGATGCGATCGTGGCGGCGCTGCCGAGCGACGGCATCGCGACGTTGTTCTGCGTCGAGCGCGACCCCGAGGCGTGCCACCGGTCGCTGGTGGCCCAACGGCTGGCGGAGCAGCACCACGTCACCGTCGAACACCTGAGGCCGTTGTGA